Proteins co-encoded in one Hymenobacter swuensis DY53 genomic window:
- a CDS encoding DUF3078 domain-containing protein, whose translation MPPSYLFRLSTLVLLALPLVRAHAQNDAPNRVPTPLPTYKISAEVDTVRGWRRGGAGTLNFSQVSLRNWAPGGQSSLSLLASGNVFLHYRGPEHTFDLAGNFVYGLLKAGKSRLRKNDDRLELNGRYARQFTETLSYAAQVNLKTQLTPTKAFDKPDSLLSTFFAPAYILASLGIEYRPNTDFSLLLSPATGKFTVVADQGLADAGSFGVRGARLNADGMPIPGTGERLREELGAYLNARYRHVLGPNITYNTKLELFSNYFHNPQNIDVNWENLIDFKVNRFVSASVTTLLVYDDDILVPLDRNEDGIPDDRGRRIQFKETLGIGLTYKF comes from the coding sequence ATGCCTCCTTCCTATTTATTCCGCCTAAGCACGCTGGTGCTACTGGCCCTGCCCTTGGTGCGCGCCCATGCCCAGAATGATGCGCCCAACCGAGTTCCCACCCCTTTGCCGACTTACAAAATATCCGCCGAGGTAGATACCGTGCGCGGCTGGCGACGCGGCGGCGCCGGGACACTCAATTTCAGCCAGGTAAGTTTGCGCAACTGGGCTCCTGGCGGCCAAAGCTCGTTGTCGTTGCTGGCATCCGGCAATGTGTTTCTGCACTACCGGGGCCCGGAGCATACCTTCGACCTAGCCGGCAACTTCGTGTATGGGTTACTGAAGGCCGGAAAAAGCCGCCTGCGCAAAAACGACGACCGTTTGGAACTCAACGGCCGCTATGCCCGGCAGTTCACCGAAACGTTGTCGTATGCGGCCCAGGTGAACCTTAAAACCCAACTCACGCCTACCAAAGCCTTCGACAAGCCCGACTCTCTACTGTCGACGTTTTTTGCGCCCGCCTACATTCTGGCATCATTGGGCATTGAATACCGCCCCAATACCGATTTTTCGCTCCTACTCTCACCTGCCACAGGTAAGTTTACCGTAGTTGCTGATCAGGGCTTGGCTGATGCGGGTTCTTTTGGCGTACGCGGGGCCCGGCTTAATGCCGACGGCATGCCGATACCGGGTACCGGGGAACGGCTGCGTGAGGAGTTGGGGGCCTACCTCAATGCCCGCTACCGCCACGTACTGGGGCCTAACATCACCTATAATACCAAGCTCGAACTGTTCAGCAACTACTTCCACAATCCGCAGAATATCGATGTGAACTGGGAGAATCTGATTGACTTCAAAGTCAATAGGTTCGTCAGTGCCAGCGTCACCACGCTGCTGGTGTACGACGACGATATTCTGGTGCCGCTGGACCGTAATGAGGATGGTATTCCCGATGACCGGGGCCGTCGGATTCAGTTTAAGGAAACCTTGGGTATCGGCTTGACTTACAAGTTTTAG
- the mscL gene encoding large conductance mechanosensitive channel protein MscL, which translates to MGFVSEFKEFISKGNVLDLAVGVIIGGAFGKIVTSLTDDILMPVLTLMTGGLDFKEWYLALDGNTYNSLKAAQDAKAATINYGLFLNAVITFLLMAFAIFWIVKLANRFKKPQEVVVTEPGPTKDQALLIEIRDALRSRA; encoded by the coding sequence ATGGGTTTTGTCTCCGAATTCAAAGAGTTTATCTCCAAGGGTAACGTGCTCGATCTGGCAGTAGGCGTTATCATCGGCGGAGCTTTCGGCAAAATTGTCACGTCGCTCACGGATGACATCCTGATGCCTGTATTGACGCTCATGACAGGTGGCCTGGATTTTAAGGAATGGTATTTGGCCCTCGATGGGAATACCTATAACTCCCTAAAAGCTGCCCAGGACGCCAAAGCCGCTACTATTAACTACGGCCTGTTCCTTAATGCCGTAATCACCTTCCTGCTGATGGCCTTTGCTATTTTCTGGATTGTGAAACTGGCTAACCGCTTCAAAAAGCCCCAGGAAGTGGTGGTAACCGAGCCTGGCCCGACCAAGGACCAAGCCCTGCTGATAGAAATCCGGGACGCCTTGCGCAGCCGCGCGTAG
- a CDS encoding enoyl-CoA hydratase/isomerase family protein: MTTFTNLLYQPEPETGLLTITINRPDKLNALNAATIEEIRAAVQLGLDDATVRGIILTGSGEKSFVAGADIAELTKLDDVSGRRAALQGQEAFSLIERSPKPVIAAVNGFALGGGCELAMACHMRIAAENARFGQPEVNLGLVPGYGGTQRLTQLIGKGKAIELLLTADMIKADEALRLGLVNHMVPQAELLTFTRQLLLRILTKAPIAVGLCLDAVNAYFDKSRDGYQAEADAFARCFASADFKEGTTAFLEKRPATFRGN; the protein is encoded by the coding sequence ATGACCACGTTCACCAATCTTCTTTACCAGCCGGAACCGGAAACCGGTTTGCTCACCATCACCATCAACCGTCCCGACAAGCTGAATGCCCTTAATGCGGCTACGATTGAGGAAATCCGGGCGGCCGTACAGCTGGGCCTCGATGATGCCACGGTGCGCGGTATTATCCTGACGGGCAGCGGCGAAAAGTCGTTTGTGGCCGGGGCCGATATTGCCGAGCTGACGAAACTGGACGACGTATCGGGCCGCCGGGCTGCCTTGCAGGGCCAGGAGGCCTTCAGCCTGATTGAGCGCAGTCCTAAGCCGGTTATTGCCGCCGTTAATGGCTTTGCGTTGGGCGGCGGCTGCGAGTTGGCCATGGCCTGCCACATGCGCATTGCCGCCGAAAATGCCCGCTTCGGCCAGCCCGAGGTGAACCTGGGCCTGGTGCCCGGCTATGGCGGCACTCAGCGGCTCACCCAGCTTATCGGCAAAGGCAAAGCCATTGAGCTGCTGCTAACGGCCGACATGATTAAGGCTGATGAAGCCTTGCGTCTGGGTTTGGTGAACCACATGGTTCCTCAGGCCGAGCTGCTCACTTTCACGCGCCAGTTGCTGCTGCGCATCCTCACCAAAGCCCCTATTGCCGTGGGGCTGTGCCTAGACGCGGTGAATGCCTACTTCGACAAAAGCCGGGACGGTTACCAGGCCGAGGCCGACGCTTTTGCCCGCTGCTTCGCCTCCGCCGACTTTAAAGAGGGCACTACGGCCTTCCTGGAGAAGCGTCCGGCAACGTTTCGGGGGAATTAG
- a CDS encoding polysaccharide biosynthesis C-terminal domain-containing protein, which yields MSIAKRLASQTAIYGVSSIVGRVLNTLLVPVYTGRFAAAQYGIVTGLYAYVSFLNVLFTYGMETTYFRFANRPGTDRQDLYNRVMTLLLISSAVLTLGLALLARPLMSLLALPPGHERYAVWIAAILGLDALAAIPFARLRLENKARKFAAIRLANILLNVGLNLFFIVLCPDVLAGKYLSGLRPLVEMVYDPTVGVGYVFLSNLAASGFTLLLLGRELLDIRLRLRLEPLRPLLKYAYPIMLMGLAGMVNETLDRILLPRWLPQGFYPGQSNLAAVGVYGACYKISILMSLVIQAFRYAAEPFFFAQSTDKNSPRTFALVLKWFTLCCAMLFVGVSVNVDLVAKVFLQRPEYLQGLRVVPVLLLANLFLGVYWNLSVWFKLTDKTYYGTYLGFAGAVLTVALNFLLIPVLGYMGSALATLACYFMMAALCWWLGERHFPVPYPVTRLLLWLAVAVGVVALSWLVPVAEGWPRYGFHALLTLGFVGLVAAVEGRRLRTI from the coding sequence ATGAGTATTGCCAAACGGCTGGCTTCGCAAACGGCCATTTATGGCGTGAGCAGCATTGTGGGTCGCGTGCTGAACACGCTGCTGGTACCGGTGTACACGGGGCGGTTTGCGGCGGCGCAGTATGGTATCGTCACGGGGCTGTACGCCTACGTGTCGTTTCTGAACGTGCTGTTCACCTACGGCATGGAAACCACCTATTTCCGCTTTGCCAACCGTCCCGGCACTGATCGGCAGGACCTGTACAACCGGGTAATGACGCTGCTGCTCATTTCCAGTGCGGTGCTTACGCTGGGGCTGGCTCTACTGGCCCGGCCCCTGATGAGTCTGCTGGCCCTGCCCCCCGGCCACGAGCGGTACGCCGTCTGGATTGCGGCCATTCTGGGGCTGGATGCGCTGGCGGCCATTCCGTTTGCCCGGCTGCGGCTGGAGAACAAGGCCCGTAAGTTTGCCGCCATTCGGTTGGCTAATATCCTGCTGAACGTAGGACTGAACCTGTTTTTCATCGTCCTCTGCCCCGATGTGCTGGCCGGTAAATACCTAAGCGGGCTACGGCCCTTGGTGGAAATGGTGTATGACCCCACAGTGGGTGTGGGCTACGTGTTTCTATCGAATCTGGCGGCCTCGGGCTTTACGCTGCTGCTGCTGGGCCGGGAACTGCTGGACATCCGCCTCCGCCTGCGCTTGGAGCCGTTGCGGCCCTTGTTGAAATACGCCTACCCTATTATGCTCATGGGCTTGGCCGGCATGGTAAACGAAACGCTGGACAGAATTCTGCTGCCCCGCTGGCTGCCCCAAGGATTCTACCCCGGCCAAAGTAACCTGGCGGCGGTGGGCGTGTACGGCGCCTGCTATAAAATCAGCATTCTGATGAGCCTCGTGATTCAAGCCTTCCGGTATGCTGCCGAACCGTTCTTTTTCGCTCAGAGCACCGATAAAAACTCGCCCCGCACCTTTGCCCTGGTGCTCAAGTGGTTTACGCTGTGCTGCGCCATGCTGTTTGTGGGCGTGAGCGTGAACGTAGATCTGGTAGCGAAAGTATTCCTGCAACGACCCGAATACCTGCAGGGGCTACGCGTGGTGCCGGTGCTGCTGCTGGCCAACCTGTTTTTGGGCGTGTATTGGAACCTCTCGGTGTGGTTTAAGCTCACCGACAAAACCTATTACGGCACCTACCTGGGCTTTGCCGGCGCGGTCCTCACCGTGGCCCTCAACTTCCTGCTGATTCCGGTGCTGGGCTACATGGGCTCGGCCCTGGCTACGCTGGCCTGCTACTTCATGATGGCAGCTTTGTGCTGGTGGCTGGGTGAGCGGCACTTTCCGGTACCCTACCCCGTGACCCGTTTGCTGCTGTGGCTGGCCGTGGCCGTGGGGGTAGTGGCCCTGAGCTGGCTGGTGCCGGTAGCCGAAGGCTGGCCGCGCTACGGCTTTCACGCGCTGCTTACACTGGGCTTTGTGGGCTTGGTAGCCGCCGTGGAAGGCCGCCGCCTGCGCACCATCTGA
- the dut gene encoding dUTP diphosphatase: MLIPVINQSRHPLPEYQTAHAAGMDVRANLPESVTLKPLQRALIPTGLFLEIPVGYEMQVRPRSGLAFKHGIGLVNSPGTIDADYRGELKVLLVNLSDQEFVVQDGERIAQLVVARHETVTWQPAAVLSDTQRGSGGYGSTGVQ, from the coding sequence ATGCTGATTCCCGTCATTAACCAATCCAGGCACCCGCTACCGGAATACCAGACGGCCCACGCGGCCGGAATGGATGTGCGCGCCAACCTCCCCGAGTCGGTTACGTTGAAGCCCCTGCAACGTGCCCTTATTCCGACGGGCCTGTTTCTGGAAATTCCAGTCGGGTACGAAATGCAGGTGCGGCCTCGTAGTGGGCTGGCCTTCAAGCACGGGATTGGCCTAGTCAACAGTCCTGGTACCATCGACGCCGATTACCGCGGGGAGCTGAAAGTGCTTCTGGTGAATCTGTCGGATCAGGAGTTCGTAGTACAGGATGGAGAGCGTATTGCGCAACTGGTAGTAGCGCGCCACGAAACCGTAACCTGGCAACCCGCTGCCGTCCTTTCCGACACCCAGCGCGGTAGTGGCGGCTATGGTAGCACCGGCGTACAATGA
- a CDS encoding sugar phosphate nucleotidyltransferase: MKIIVPMAGMGKRMRPHTLTVPKPLIPIAGKPIVRRLVEDIAKVCGEPVEEVAFIIGRFGSEVEQSLIKIAESVGAKGTIHYQDEPLGTAHAILCAQSALDGPVVVAFADTLFKADFILDSSAEGTIWVQRVDDPKPFGVVKLNEQGQITDFVEKPQEFVSDLAIIGIYYFKDGEYLRSELQYLLDNDIKDKGEYQLTNALENMKNKGTSFVPGRVTEWLDCGNKDATVFTNQRYLEYLQERGEKLVAESAKVTNSVLIPPVYIGEGVIITDSVVGPHVSLGDHTNVRHSVVSNSIVQQSASVLHANISNSMIGSHATVASQPNDLSVGDYNTLRV; encoded by the coding sequence ATGAAAATTATCGTCCCGATGGCTGGCATGGGTAAGCGCATGCGCCCCCACACGCTTACCGTTCCCAAGCCCCTCATTCCCATTGCCGGTAAGCCCATTGTGCGGCGTTTGGTAGAAGATATTGCCAAGGTATGCGGTGAGCCGGTGGAGGAAGTGGCCTTTATCATCGGGCGTTTCGGTAGCGAAGTAGAGCAAAGCCTGATCAAAATTGCCGAGTCGGTGGGCGCGAAAGGCACCATTCATTACCAGGATGAGCCGCTGGGTACGGCCCACGCCATCTTGTGCGCACAGTCGGCCCTGGATGGCCCAGTGGTTGTTGCCTTTGCCGACACCCTGTTCAAAGCCGATTTCATCCTCGACTCCTCGGCTGAGGGCACCATCTGGGTGCAGCGCGTGGATGACCCCAAGCCCTTCGGTGTAGTGAAGCTCAACGAGCAGGGCCAGATTACCGACTTCGTTGAGAAGCCACAGGAGTTTGTATCGGATCTGGCCATCATCGGCATCTACTACTTCAAAGACGGTGAGTATTTGCGTAGTGAGTTGCAGTACCTGCTCGATAACGACATCAAAGACAAAGGCGAGTACCAACTCACCAATGCCCTTGAAAACATGAAGAACAAGGGTACCAGCTTCGTACCCGGCCGGGTAACCGAGTGGCTCGACTGCGGCAATAAGGATGCTACCGTCTTCACCAACCAACGCTACCTGGAATACCTGCAGGAGCGCGGTGAGAAGCTGGTGGCCGAATCCGCCAAAGTCACCAATTCCGTACTTATTCCGCCGGTATATATCGGGGAGGGCGTTATCATTACCGACTCGGTGGTGGGGCCGCACGTTTCCTTGGGCGACCATACCAACGTGCGCCATTCCGTCGTTTCCAACTCCATTGTGCAGCAGTCGGCCTCGGTATTGCACGCCAACATCAGCAATTCGATGATTGGCAGCCATGCCACCGTGGCCAGTCAGCCTAACGATTTGAGCGTGGGCGACTACAACACGCTGCGCGTGTGA
- a CDS encoding tetratricopeptide repeat protein: MSRLRAFSLLLLGLLLAGPGYAQQAAPPPTPAKEITKPAKPRKLTRKERKELARRAAVDAAARQRPNLSEKDREMSEAYFVDGVRFLLLEDYNKALERLLKAYALNPTNAAVNYKIAETNLLSGNLKDATNFAQVAVKLDPQNAYYYLLLAQIYASQKQYDEAAQVYTTLIKAVPNSNYYLFNLADLYMAQGKLNEALAAFEQAEQKFGPLDEVSFKKQQIYLKQNNLDKALQEGEALITANPDEVRYVLAQAQLYATNNRLPDAIRVAEKALKQDPDNPRARMILADVYRQQSNAPESERQLKLAFESTTLDIDNKVRILVDYIKQLPNPALNQTAQDLAAITTRVHPKEAKAFSIAGDIQTVTGNRAAARANYLQAIRLDNSRYQIWQQVVLIDAELNQVDSLLTHTGQALELFPNQAPLWFYNGVGYQLKKQPGKAIKSLEYGRKLATDNPELLAQFDTQLGDTYHELKDFAKSDAAYEAALTFDANNAQALNNYSYYLSLRGEKLDKAKEMAGKLVKQNPDNDTYLDTYGWVLYRLKDYAGARQQFEKALKTTTDATVVEHYGDVLFQLGEADKALAEWQRAKKLGGASSLIDRKIKDKKLYE, translated from the coding sequence ATGAGTCGACTTCGTGCGTTTTCCCTGCTGTTGCTGGGCCTGCTGCTGGCCGGGCCCGGGTATGCCCAGCAAGCGGCCCCACCCCCTACGCCGGCTAAGGAAATAACCAAGCCGGCCAAACCGCGCAAGCTTACCCGCAAGGAGCGCAAAGAACTGGCCCGCCGCGCCGCCGTGGACGCTGCCGCCCGTCAGCGGCCTAACCTCTCGGAGAAAGACCGGGAAATGAGCGAGGCGTACTTCGTGGACGGCGTGCGGTTTCTGCTGCTGGAAGATTACAACAAGGCCCTGGAGCGGTTGCTGAAAGCCTATGCCCTTAACCCCACCAACGCGGCCGTCAACTACAAGATTGCCGAAACCAACCTGTTGAGCGGCAACCTCAAGGATGCCACCAATTTCGCGCAGGTAGCCGTGAAGCTTGATCCGCAAAACGCCTACTACTATCTGTTGCTGGCCCAGATTTATGCCTCGCAGAAGCAGTACGACGAAGCGGCCCAGGTGTACACCACCCTCATCAAGGCCGTCCCGAATTCCAATTACTACCTCTTCAATCTGGCCGATCTGTATATGGCCCAGGGCAAGCTCAACGAAGCGTTGGCGGCGTTTGAGCAGGCGGAGCAGAAATTCGGGCCGCTGGATGAGGTGTCGTTCAAGAAGCAGCAGATTTACCTTAAGCAGAACAACCTCGATAAGGCGTTGCAGGAGGGGGAAGCCTTAATAACTGCCAACCCGGATGAAGTGCGCTACGTGCTGGCACAGGCGCAGCTGTATGCCACCAACAACCGGCTTCCTGATGCTATTCGGGTGGCGGAAAAAGCCCTCAAGCAGGACCCCGACAACCCGCGTGCGCGCATGATTCTGGCCGACGTGTACCGGCAGCAAAGCAACGCGCCGGAATCGGAGCGGCAGCTGAAGCTGGCGTTTGAAAGCACCACGCTGGATATTGATAACAAAGTCCGCATTCTGGTAGACTACATCAAGCAGCTGCCCAACCCGGCCCTCAACCAAACGGCCCAGGACCTGGCCGCCATTACCACCCGCGTGCACCCCAAAGAAGCCAAGGCTTTTTCCATTGCCGGCGACATCCAGACAGTGACGGGCAACCGCGCGGCGGCGCGCGCCAACTACCTGCAGGCTATCCGGCTCGATAATTCGCGCTACCAGATCTGGCAGCAGGTAGTGCTCATTGATGCCGAGCTGAACCAAGTAGACTCTTTGCTCACGCACACGGGGCAGGCCTTGGAGCTTTTCCCGAATCAAGCCCCCCTGTGGTTTTACAACGGGGTAGGCTACCAGTTGAAGAAGCAGCCCGGCAAGGCCATAAAATCGTTGGAATACGGCCGCAAGCTCGCCACCGATAATCCGGAATTACTGGCCCAATTTGACACCCAGTTAGGTGACACTTACCACGAGCTAAAGGACTTTGCCAAGTCGGATGCGGCATATGAGGCGGCCCTGACGTTTGATGCCAACAACGCCCAGGCCCTCAACAACTACAGCTATTACCTTTCTTTGCGCGGCGAAAAGCTCGATAAGGCTAAAGAAATGGCGGGTAAGCTGGTAAAGCAGAACCCGGATAACGACACCTACCTCGACACGTATGGCTGGGTACTGTACCGGCTCAAGGATTACGCCGGAGCCCGTCAGCAGTTCGAAAAGGCCCTGAAAACCACTACTGATGCCACTGTGGTGGAACACTACGGCGACGTGCTGTTTCAACTGGGCGAAGCGGATAAAGCCCTAGCCGAATGGCAGCGCGCCAAAAAGCTGGGCGGAGCTTCTTCGCTCATTGACCGCAAGATCAAAGACAAAAAACTATATGAGTAA
- a CDS encoding DUF4292 domain-containing protein: MSNRLVLVLLSAVMLLGSCTRQLLPGRKPAASVPMPEAVRAANVDFRFLAAKGKAQFGDQSGNINVRIRKDSVIWISASLIGIEGGRIYITRDSVQVLDKLHREYYAGDFAYLSQRLNVPVNFDMLQALLLGNYLPPLSAATQPTVTTEGPTQRVNYEQAGLLVQQFVNLEGGRIQQLQVQAPTNQNQLTVDYSDFRTLERNPQQFAYTTQVQVKEGTTPPTTVTLTYRSVDVDKERLQFPFSVPKGYARKK; the protein is encoded by the coding sequence ATGAGTAACCGCCTTGTGCTGGTGCTGCTGAGCGCCGTAATGCTGCTGGGCAGCTGTACCCGCCAACTGCTCCCCGGCCGTAAGCCCGCCGCTTCCGTGCCCATGCCCGAAGCCGTGCGCGCTGCCAACGTGGACTTCCGCTTTCTGGCCGCGAAAGGCAAAGCCCAGTTCGGCGACCAGAGCGGCAATATCAACGTACGCATCCGCAAGGACAGCGTCATCTGGATTTCGGCTTCTCTTATCGGGATTGAAGGTGGGCGGATTTATATCACCCGCGACTCGGTACAGGTGCTGGATAAGCTGCACCGGGAGTATTACGCCGGCGACTTCGCCTACCTGAGCCAGCGGCTGAACGTGCCTGTTAACTTCGATATGCTGCAGGCGCTGCTGCTGGGCAACTACCTGCCGCCGCTGAGTGCCGCCACCCAGCCGACCGTAACTACTGAAGGCCCTACCCAGCGCGTGAATTATGAACAGGCCGGCCTGTTGGTGCAGCAGTTCGTGAACCTGGAAGGCGGCCGTATTCAGCAGCTGCAGGTGCAGGCCCCAACCAACCAGAACCAGCTGACGGTGGACTATTCCGATTTCCGGACGCTGGAGCGCAACCCGCAGCAATTCGCCTATACCACCCAAGTGCAGGTAAAAGAAGGCACTACACCGCCAACCACCGTTACACTCACCTACCGGTCAGTAGATGTAGACAAAGAGCGGCTCCAATTTCCCTTCTCGGTTCCGAAAGGCTATGCGCGCAAAAAGTAA
- a CDS encoding murein hydrolase activator EnvC family protein: MRAKSKSWLLGLLGLLLLCAAANPAWAQRSGTRKTKAQLERERQTTLRRIRETSRILAQTQQQKQASVGQLNALKEKLTVQQSVIKDISSELRYIETDVRQTETQVQKTRQNLEQLKAEYARLIYAGSKTANGYNRLMFLFASESFNQFMLRLRYIRQYTEVRQAQAAQITHTQQRLSTQLVGLKEKQEEKGSLLNNQISEKKTLLTLKTQQDQVVTKLTQQEESLRKELAAKQQAIGRLDNLIALRVREEIARAARAAARRAAANAARSTAAATPGRSPAATSRTPGTAAAEAAAEAAAERVDRVTLTPETAELAASFHENRGQLPWPVGKGFISQRFGRHNHPVLKNVVVENRGVDIQTSAGEPVRAVFSGKVLTVASVPGMNTIVMVQHGDYFTVYAKLRSVSVSEGQTIQARQTIGTVSTDAEGTSEVQFQVWHNSSNLNPENWLGRK, translated from the coding sequence ATGCGCGCAAAAAGTAAAAGCTGGCTACTGGGCCTGCTGGGGTTGCTGCTACTCTGCGCGGCAGCCAACCCGGCATGGGCACAGCGTAGCGGCACGCGCAAAACCAAAGCCCAGCTGGAACGGGAGCGGCAGACCACACTGCGTCGCATCAGGGAAACCAGCCGTATTCTGGCCCAGACGCAGCAGCAGAAACAGGCCTCCGTAGGACAACTCAACGCCCTCAAGGAAAAGCTGACGGTGCAGCAAAGCGTTATCAAGGATATCAGCAGTGAGCTGCGCTATATCGAAACCGATGTGCGGCAAACCGAGACGCAGGTCCAGAAAACGCGCCAGAACCTGGAGCAACTGAAAGCCGAATATGCCCGCCTGATTTATGCCGGCTCCAAAACAGCCAACGGCTACAACCGGCTCATGTTTCTGTTTGCGTCCGAATCCTTCAACCAGTTCATGCTGCGCCTGCGCTACATCCGCCAATACACGGAAGTACGCCAGGCCCAGGCTGCCCAGATTACCCACACCCAGCAACGTCTGAGTACGCAATTGGTCGGCCTGAAAGAGAAGCAGGAGGAAAAAGGCAGCTTGCTCAACAACCAGATTTCAGAGAAGAAAACCCTGCTCACGCTCAAAACCCAGCAGGATCAGGTAGTCACCAAGCTTACCCAGCAGGAAGAAAGCCTGCGCAAAGAACTGGCAGCCAAGCAGCAGGCTATCGGCCGCCTCGACAACCTGATTGCTCTGCGCGTCCGCGAGGAAATTGCCCGGGCCGCCCGGGCGGCGGCCCGCCGGGCAGCGGCCAATGCAGCGCGCTCCACCGCTGCCGCTACACCCGGCCGGAGCCCGGCCGCCACCTCGCGCACACCCGGCACCGCAGCGGCGGAAGCCGCCGCCGAAGCGGCTGCCGAGCGGGTAGACCGGGTAACCCTGACGCCTGAAACGGCCGAACTGGCGGCTTCCTTCCATGAGAACCGGGGCCAGTTACCCTGGCCGGTAGGCAAAGGCTTTATCAGCCAACGTTTCGGAAGGCACAACCACCCAGTATTGAAGAATGTGGTGGTGGAAAACCGGGGCGTGGATATTCAGACGAGTGCCGGCGAGCCGGTGCGGGCCGTATTTAGTGGCAAGGTCCTCACGGTGGCCAGCGTGCCCGGCATGAACACCATCGTGATGGTGCAGCACGGCGACTATTTCACGGTGTATGCCAAGCTGCGTAGCGTAAGCGTAAGTGAAGGCCAGACCATCCAGGCACGCCAGACCATCGGTACGGTTTCCACAGATGCGGAGGGTACTTCAGAGGTGCAGTTTCAGGTGTGGCATAACAGTTCCAACCTGAATCCTGAGAACTGGCTCGGCCGCAAGTAA
- a CDS encoding GAF domain-containing DNA-binding protein, whose translation MEVLHAYQILDTPPESVFDDLVRLAAFICDTPISFVSLIDEQRQWLKAKVGLPGVYSAPRDLTFCQYTIQSNELYEVEDASIDPLFREHAMVTGDPKIRFYAGYPLITAEGQAVGTICAIDVVPRQLSAAQREALRILGREVVAHLELRRARIQLEEEKTKLEGLLRMTNDAAESLYLNGGQNEIFIKQDHKLVRVKTTDIRYVEALGDYVNIYSGRERYTVYSTMKELEAKLPAREFARVHRKYIVRLDRIIAIESDAVIVEAGRSAELATSLLPVPIGNSYKSALLSRLNLI comes from the coding sequence TTGGAAGTATTACATGCCTATCAAATTCTGGATACACCACCCGAATCGGTGTTTGATGACCTAGTCCGGCTGGCGGCGTTTATCTGTGATACGCCTATTTCGTTTGTTTCCCTTATCGATGAGCAACGACAGTGGCTGAAGGCTAAAGTGGGCTTGCCGGGCGTCTACAGTGCCCCCCGCGACCTTACCTTCTGTCAGTACACTATCCAGTCAAACGAGCTATATGAGGTAGAAGACGCCTCCATTGATCCGTTGTTTCGGGAGCATGCCATGGTAACGGGCGACCCTAAGATTCGTTTCTATGCTGGTTACCCGCTCATTACTGCTGAAGGCCAGGCCGTGGGTACCATCTGCGCCATTGATGTGGTTCCCCGCCAGCTAAGCGCGGCGCAACGGGAAGCATTGCGCATTCTGGGCCGGGAAGTGGTAGCCCATTTAGAGCTGCGCCGGGCGCGTATTCAGCTGGAAGAAGAAAAAACGAAGTTGGAAGGACTATTACGCATGACTAACGATGCTGCCGAGTCGCTGTATTTAAATGGTGGCCAGAATGAAATTTTCATCAAGCAGGACCACAAGCTGGTACGGGTAAAAACGACGGATATCCGTTACGTGGAAGCCTTGGGTGACTATGTGAATATTTACTCAGGCCGGGAGCGATACACGGTGTATAGCACTATGAAAGAGTTGGAGGCCAAGCTGCCGGCCCGGGAGTTTGCCCGGGTACACCGCAAATACATTGTGCGCCTCGACCGGATTATTGCCATCGAAAGCGACGCGGTAATTGTGGAGGCGGGACGTAGTGCAGAGTTGGCCACCAGCCTGCTCCCAGTTCCCATCGGTAACTCTTACAAGTCGGCTTTGCTGAGCCGTCTGAATCTTATCTAA
- a CDS encoding Sec-independent protein translocase subunit TatA/TatB → MNFATLLLGIGSFGGTELLLIGLAIILLFGAKRIPELFRGMGQGIREFKDASKEEKPEFRDRPVNPNDPTAPRL, encoded by the coding sequence ATGAACTTTGCCACACTCCTGCTAGGAATCGGTAGCTTCGGAGGCACCGAGCTTCTACTTATCGGTCTTGCGATTATCCTGTTGTTTGGTGCCAAGCGCATTCCGGAGCTGTTCCGGGGTATGGGCCAGGGCATCCGGGAATTCAAGGATGCTTCCAAGGAAGAGAAGCCGGAATTCCGGGACCGTCCTGTAAACCCGAACGACCCGACTGCTCCCCGCCTGTAA